In Ectothiorhodospira sp. BSL-9, a single window of DNA contains:
- a CDS encoding XrtA system polysaccharide deacetylase, with product MTVDVEDYFQVSAFEEHISRGSWDDLPCRVEQNVDRILQLFADQDVKATFFYLGWVARRYPELVRRTRDEGHEIASHGWSHIRATEQTQEAFRQDVSRTKALLEDVTGDPVQGYRAASYSIGRDNLWALDVLQDTGHRYSSSIYPIRHDLYGMPEAPRFAFYPVDGDLLEVPVTTLELAGQKFPCGGGGYFRLFPYHLSRWAIQRINQAEGQSAVFYFHPWEIDPDQPRQENIGLKTRVRHYLNLKRTESRLKLLLKDFHWDRMDRVFLEPAPSP from the coding sequence ATGACCGTGGATGTGGAAGACTACTTCCAGGTCTCCGCCTTTGAGGAACACATCTCCCGGGGGAGTTGGGACGATCTGCCCTGCAGGGTGGAACAGAACGTGGATCGCATCCTGCAGCTCTTCGCAGACCAGGACGTGAAGGCCACCTTCTTTTATCTGGGTTGGGTGGCTCGCCGCTACCCGGAACTGGTGCGGCGCACCCGGGACGAGGGCCACGAGATCGCCAGCCACGGCTGGTCCCATATTCGGGCCACGGAACAGACCCAGGAGGCCTTCCGCCAGGATGTCTCCCGCACCAAGGCGCTGCTGGAGGACGTGACCGGCGACCCGGTGCAGGGCTATCGGGCCGCCAGTTACTCCATTGGTCGGGATAACCTCTGGGCCCTGGATGTCCTCCAGGACACGGGGCACCGTTACAGTTCCAGCATCTACCCCATCCGCCATGACCTCTACGGCATGCCCGAGGCCCCCCGGTTCGCCTTTTACCCCGTGGATGGCGACCTGCTGGAGGTGCCGGTGACCACCCTGGAACTGGCTGGCCAGAAATTCCCCTGCGGCGGTGGCGGCTATTTTCGGCTCTTCCCCTATCACCTGTCCCGCTGGGCCATCCAGCGCATCAATCAGGCCGAGGGTCAGTCGGCGGTGTTCTACTTCCACCCCTGGGAGATCGACCCGGACCAGCCCCGCCAGGAGAACATCGGTCTCAAGACCCGGGTCCGCCATTACCTCAACCTGAAGCGCACGGAATCGCGCCTCAAGCTACTGCTCAAGGACTTTCACTGGGACCGCATGGACCGCGTGTTCCTGGAGCCTGCCCCCAGCCCATGA
- a CDS encoding FemAB family XrtA/PEP-CTERM system-associated protein translates to MTAQPKTSSPPTNLTIRRLEPDMESTWEAFVDACPHATFFHRAGWKRVLEQALGHKGYYLYAESGGRIRGVLPLGHVKTLLFGNALISVPFCVYGGVAAEDAEAEQALIQAARELAEALQVDYLELRHRERRLPDWPCKDDLYVTFRKPIDPDPDVNMKAIPRKQRAMVRKGIKRELASELDTGIDRFFPIYADSVRRHGTPVFARRFFQALMDEFGEAAQVTTVSHDGQPVSSVLSFYFRDEVLPYYGGGTPEARDLAAFDFLYWEVMRRSGQEGYRLFDYGRSKRSTGSFSFKKNWGFEPEPLYYEYHLVRAKDVPDINPLNPKYRLFIAGWKRLPLPVANLLGPVISRGLG, encoded by the coding sequence ATGACCGCACAGCCAAAGACCTCAAGCCCGCCCACGAACCTGACCATCCGGCGCCTGGAGCCGGACATGGAATCCACCTGGGAGGCCTTCGTGGATGCCTGCCCCCATGCCACCTTCTTCCACCGGGCCGGCTGGAAACGGGTGCTGGAGCAGGCCCTGGGGCATAAGGGCTATTACCTTTATGCCGAGTCCGGGGGCCGCATCCGGGGTGTGTTGCCCCTGGGGCATGTGAAGACCCTGCTGTTCGGCAACGCCCTGATCTCCGTGCCCTTCTGTGTGTACGGTGGCGTGGCCGCCGAGGATGCCGAGGCCGAGCAGGCCCTGATCCAGGCCGCCCGGGAACTGGCCGAGGCACTTCAGGTGGACTATCTGGAACTGCGCCACCGGGAGCGGCGCCTGCCCGACTGGCCCTGCAAGGATGACCTGTACGTGACCTTCCGCAAGCCCATCGACCCGGACCCGGATGTGAACATGAAGGCCATCCCCCGCAAGCAGCGGGCCATGGTGCGCAAGGGCATCAAGCGGGAACTGGCCTCGGAGCTGGATACGGGCATCGACCGCTTCTTCCCCATCTATGCCGACAGCGTGCGGCGCCACGGCACGCCGGTGTTCGCCCGCCGGTTCTTTCAGGCCCTGATGGATGAGTTTGGCGAGGCCGCACAGGTGACCACGGTCAGCCACGACGGACAGCCGGTCAGCAGCGTGCTGAGCTTTTATTTCCGGGACGAGGTGCTGCCGTACTATGGCGGCGGCACCCCGGAAGCACGGGACCTGGCGGCGTTCGATTTTCTTTACTGGGAGGTGATGCGCCGGTCTGGCCAAGAGGGCTATCGCCTGTTCGACTATGGCCGCAGCAAGCGGAGCACGGGTTCGTTCAGCTTCAAGAAGAACTGGGGCTTCGAACCTGAACCGTTGTACTACGAATACCACCTGGTGCGGGCGAAGGATGTTCCGGACATCAATCCCTTGAACCCCAAGTACCGGCTGTTCATCGCTGGCTGGAAGCGGCTGCCGTTGCCGGTGGCTAATTTATTGGGGCCGGTGATCTCAAGGGGGCTGGGATGA